Part of the Candidatus Thermodiscus eudorianus genome is shown below.
TCCTACGGTGGCCATCAGCTCCCTGAGGCTGCTCCTGTACTCAAGTAGCTTATCGACGGGCTCGACAGTATGGTATGCGGCTTTGAGGCGGCCTACTGAATTGGCCTCCCAGGGGTGTTCCTCCGATGTGGTAGAGTAGCTGATACCGGAGTATGGGTGAGTTACATCGAGTTCTAGACTGTCTAGAACGAAGAATTCCAGCTCGGCGCCTACCAATGCCTCGAATCCATGTGACTCCCTGAGGTAATCCTGTACTTTGCCAGCTATGTACCTAGGGTCCCTGTTGTATCTCTCACCACTGGTGCTATAGATCTCGGACAATATCCTATAGTAGCCCTTGATCCATGGAACCCTCCTCAGGGTAGAGGGATCACCTACCAGGAACAGGTCGCTATCGTTAATAGGCCTGAATCCCGGGACGCTGCTCCCGTCAAATGCCGTCTCGAAGCGGCCGCCCTGGTAGACCGACTCGACACTCCTAAGGAAGCCGGCCAGGTCTATGTACTGGAACAGTATAACGGAGCCCGGTTCGACTGACTGCTCCATATCGGCCACCTGCCGGAGACTTATAATTACATATTCACAAGAACATTCAACACAGTGGTTAATAAAGTTGTACAAGGGGATGACCAACTGTTATCCCGTGAGGATCTGTATGGTTGTATGCCTACCATCGGCATATATCCCGTCTTTAAACACTTGGAGACCGAGAAGGAATAGTGACGCCGCGAGGGTCAATAGACTATGCAGCGAGCACTGCTAAGCGACGACTATACACTGGAGAAGTTGCAGCCCTTTACGAGGGAGTGGTTTAAACGCAAGTACTCCTCCCTGACCCTCCCCCAGCGACTTGCTATACCCCTCATAAAGGATGGACACAATGTACTTATATCGAGTCCCACGGGAACGGGTAAGACGCTCGCTGCATTCACTGCCATAATAGACGAACTCTTCAAGCTATCCCTCTCAGGGAGCCTGGAGGATAAGATATACGCGGTCTACGTCTCTCCCCTGAGAGCGCTGAACAACGACATGTACAGGAACTTGATAGTGCCTATCAAGGAGATCGCAGAGATAGCCAGGGAGAGCGGATATGACCTAGGCGAGATCAGGGTCATGGTCAGGACTAGCGATACCCCACCTAGTGTGAAGCAGAAGATGGTCCGGAAGCCCCCGCACATCCTCATCACGACCCCAGAGAGCCTCTCTATAGCCCTTGTGGCTCCAAAGTTCAGGGAACGCCTAGCGACGGCTCGATGGATTATAGTAGACGAGATACACGAGGTGGCCTCCAGCAAGAGGGGCTCGCATCTAGCCCTCAGCATAGAAAGGCTGGACTACCTAGTCAAGGAGAAAGGAGGGAGACTACAGCGTATAGGGATGTCGGCGACCATAGCGCCCCTAGACGAGGTGGCTAGATTCCTAGCCGGGTATAATGATGATGGGACTCCGCGCGAGGTCAAGATAGTCGACGCGCGTTTCGCGAAGCCCATCGACATACGTGTATTGACCCCGAAGGTCGACCTCATAAACGATCCAGCCAACGTCGTTAACGACGCTATCTACAGGCTTCTGATAGACCTGGTGAAGCAGCACCGCACGACTCTCGTATTCACTAATACGCGGAGCGCCACGGAGCGCGTAGTCTACAAGCTACGCAGTATCCTCGGCAGCGAAGGGTTCTTCGATGCAGACATGATAGAGGCGCACCATTCAAGCCTATCCCGGAGGGTGAGGCTCGAAGTCGAGGAGAAGCTTAAGAGGGGCGAGTTGAAGGTAGTTGTATCGAGCACAAGCCTGGAACTAGGGATAGACATAGGCTACATAGACCTAGTCGTGCTACTCAGTAGCCCGAAGAGCGTTAGCAGGCTCCTCCAGAGGATTGGCAGGGCTGGCCACCACATAAAGGCCGTTAGCAAGGGGAGGATTATCGTAGTTGATAGAGACGACCTCCTGGAGTGCACTGTTCTGGCCAAGTCTGCCATGGAGAGGTTTATCGACAAGGTTAGAATCCCATGTTGCCCGCTAGATGTACTGGCCCAGCACCTGGTCGGGATGAGCATAGAGAGGAAATGGAGCGTCGAGGAAGCCTACAAGCTGGTCAAGAGGAGTTACCCCTTCCACAACCTCTCCTTCGAAGACTTCAAGTCGGTACTGGAGTACCTGGCCGGAAGGTACGGGCTAGAGGAGGAGCGCGTCTACGCCAAGCTCTGGTATGACGAGGAAGAAGGCGTATTCGGGCGCAAGAGGAGTGCCAGGATGATATACCAGCTGAACACAGGGACTATACCCGACGAGGCCGATGTGAAGGTTGTGACGGTCGACGGAAAATACGTGGGCAATGTTGAAGAGGAGTTCGCAGAGGTATTGGTGCCTGGAGACGTCTTCGTACTCTCCGGGAGAACCTTCAAGTTCGTCAAAAGCGATGGGACGAAGATCGTAGTTGAGCCCGCGAAGGACGCTAGGCCCACAGTGCCGAGCTGGTTCAGCGAGATGCTCCCGTTAAGCTTCGACAGCGCGTTGCGGGTGGGCGAATTCAGGAGGAGGATCTGGGAGTTATTGAAGAGGGGGGACTATGATACTGCGAAGAGGGTTCTTGTAGAGGAGTATCTCCTAGAGGATCATGCGGCGAGCGTGATATTGGAGTATATATCGCTGCAGGACCGGTACGTTGGGGTCGTGCCCTCGGATAAACTCTTGCTGGTAGAATACTTCCCCGACGAGGAAAAGGGATACTGGAGTATCGTATTCCACACACTCTACGGTAGAAGGGTCAATGACGCTCTCTCACGACTGTTTGCAAGCAAGCTCTCAGACATCGTGGATCTGCCCGTTAGGATAACTGTTAGTGACAACGGGTTCATGCTGACACTGAAGAAGAAGCCGTCTAAGAAGCTACTCCGAGAGCTGCTGGAGCTCACACTCTCATCGGATCCGCGCGAGGTCCTCAAGAAAGTGATATCGA
Proteins encoded:
- a CDS encoding ATP-dependent helicase — encoded protein: MQRALLSDDYTLEKLQPFTREWFKRKYSSLTLPQRLAIPLIKDGHNVLISSPTGTGKTLAAFTAIIDELFKLSLSGSLEDKIYAVYVSPLRALNNDMYRNLIVPIKEIAEIARESGYDLGEIRVMVRTSDTPPSVKQKMVRKPPHILITTPESLSIALVAPKFRERLATARWIIVDEIHEVASSKRGSHLALSIERLDYLVKEKGGRLQRIGMSATIAPLDEVARFLAGYNDDGTPREVKIVDARFAKPIDIRVLTPKVDLINDPANVVNDAIYRLLIDLVKQHRTTLVFTNTRSATERVVYKLRSILGSEGFFDADMIEAHHSSLSRRVRLEVEEKLKRGELKVVVSSTSLELGIDIGYIDLVVLLSSPKSVSRLLQRIGRAGHHIKAVSKGRIIVVDRDDLLECTVLAKSAMERFIDKVRIPCCPLDVLAQHLVGMSIERKWSVEEAYKLVKRSYPFHNLSFEDFKSVLEYLAGRYGLEEERVYAKLWYDEEEGVFGRKRSARMIYQLNTGTIPDEADVKVVTVDGKYVGNVEEEFAEVLVPGDVFVLSGRTFKFVKSDGTKIVVEPAKDARPTVPSWFSEMLPLSFDSALRVGEFRRRIWELLKRGDYDTAKRVLVEEYLLEDHAASVILEYISLQDRYVGVVPSDKLLLVEYFPDEEKGYWSIVFHTLYGRRVNDALSRLFASKLSDIVDLPVRITVSDNGFMLTLKKKPSKKLLRELLELTLSSDPREVLKKVISRTELMKRRFRHVAQRSFMILRRYKGRERSPERLQLSAQHILKILLDAFPEHPIVRETYREILEDYMDIKNAERVLEWLKTGEVKVEIKGPLSYPSPFAHSLVVRGYSDIVLMEDRKKILALLHKRILEYLGGDGASGSSAVTV